One Glycine max cultivar Williams 82 chromosome 6, Glycine_max_v4.0, whole genome shotgun sequence DNA segment encodes these proteins:
- the LOC100802621 gene encoding 2,3-bisphosphoglycerate-dependent phosphoglycerate mutase 1, with product MAAEVYYQAIGTLQSHSYLNNLNNHQKHQNNLVRLVARDFISSNGLSTRRSNRSGQRNCCVIQSLASQTSVVDPVLSPSRSNIGDTHKKSNEAALILIRHGESLWNEKNLFTGCVDVPLSKKGIDEAIEAGQRISSIPVDVIFTSALIRAQMTAMLAMTQHRRGKVPIFMHNESEQARSWSQVFSEDTKKQSIPVIAAWQLNERMYGELQGLNKQETADRYGKEQVHEWRRSYDIPPPNGESLEMCAERAVAYFRDQIEPQLLSGKNVMISAHGNSLRSIIMYLDKLTSQEVISLELSTGIPMLYIFKEGRFIRRGSPIGPSEAGVYAYTRRLALYKQKLDDMFQ from the exons ATGGCTGCTGAAGTATATTACCAGGCTATTGGCACTTTGCAGTCCCATTCTTATctgaataatttaaataatcaccaaaaacatcaaaacaatTTAGTAAGATTGGTGGCTAGGGATTTTATCAGCAGTAATGGCTTGTCAACGAGAAGAAGTAACCGCTCTGGCCAGAGGAATTGTTGTGTAATTCAATCCCTAGCTTCGCAAACATCAGTGGTTGATCCAGTGTTGTCCCCTTCAAGAAGCAACATTGGTGACACTCACAAGAAATCAA ATGAAGCTGCTTTAATCCTTATTCGCCATGGTGAGTCGTTATGGAATGAGAAGAACTTATTCACAGGGTGTGTTGATGTCCCTCTCAGCAAGAAGGGTATAGATGAGGCAATTGAAGCTGGACAAAGAATTAGCAGCATTCCTGTTGATGTCATATTTACATCGGCTTTGATTCGTGCACAAATGACAGCCATGCTTGCCATGACCCAGCACCGTCGTGGGAAG GTCCCTATCTTTATGCATAATGAGAGTGAACAAGCAAGGTCATGGAGTCAAGTGTTTAGTGAAGATACAAAGAAACAGTCCATTCCAGTCATAGCAGCTTGGCAACTAAATGAAAGAAT GTATGGGGAGCTGCAGGGTCTCAATAAGCAAGAAACAGCAGACAGATATGGGAAAGAACAAGTCCATGAGTGGCGACGAAGTTATGACATACCTCCTCCAAATGGTGAAAGTTTGGAAATGTGTGCTGAAAGAGCAGTTGCCTATTTCAGAGATCAA ATTGAACCTCAACTTTTATCTGGAAAGAATGTTATGATTTCAGCCCATGGGAATTCATTGAGATCCATTATCATGTACCTTGATAAATTAACTTCCCAAGAG GTCATTAGTTTGGAACTGTCAACTGGAATTCCCAtgctttacattttcaaagagggAAGATTCATTAGGAGGGGGAGTCCCATAGGACCTTCCGAAGCTGGAGTTTATGCCTATACTAGG CGTTTGGCTCTTTACAAGCAGAAGTTGGATGACATGTTCCAATGA